In Neomonachus schauinslandi chromosome 6, ASM220157v2, whole genome shotgun sequence, a genomic segment contains:
- the TFB2M gene encoding dimethyladenosine transferase 2, mitochondrial isoform X1, with product MSVPVAGLPARLALSASAGAGRFCVLGSGVARWRGVRAGHRRGLSDLHLQLVPSQGFRDSPSWLPKYRSEPKSYVTSPKLATTLVQILKKEGKNPDQLFLECNPGPGILTQALLESKAKVIALESNRTFLPHLESLRKKVNGKLEVVYCDFFKMDPRNFGIVKPPIMISETLFRHLGIEAVPWSEDTPLRVVGIFPAKNEKKILWKLLYDLYSSTSVYSYGRVELNMFITEREYEKLVASPQNPHLYQALSVLWQVACKIKLLHVEPWSSFGVYGQSGRQEKLKNKKPLEQINKQVGQNMCLIQLTPLPNLFTENLTSVNYDVFFHMLKQCFMKRNFKLMDHLQLLSPVNATAILKQIEKNGDMKITDLYPQDFKQLFETIECSKESCRWLFDDCMEEMIM from the exons ATGTCGGTCCCGGTGGCGGGGCTCCCCGCGCGGCTAGCGCTCTCAGCCTCGGCCGGCGCTGGTCGCTTTTGCGTGTTGGGGTCGGGAGTGGCGAGGTGGAGGGGCGTCCGCGCCGGGCACCGCCGGGGCTTGTCTGACCTCCATCTGCAGCTGGTGCCTAGTCAGGGTTTCAGAGACTCGCCCTCGTGGTTGCCCAAGTACCGCTCAGAGCCCAAGAGTTACGTAACCAGTCCGAAACTGGCCACGACCTTGGTGCAGATCctgaagaaagaagggaaaaacccTGACCAGCTCTTCCTGGAGTGCAATCCAG GTCCTGGAATCCTGACTCAAGCATTACTTGAAAGCAAGGCCAAAGTGATTGCCCTTGAAAGTAACAGAACTTTTCTTCCACATTTGGAG tCCCTGCGCAAAAAGGTGAATGGAAAACTAGAAGTGGTCTACTGTGACTTCTTTAAAATGGATCCTAGAAATTTTGGAATAGTAAAACCTCCCATTATGATTTCAGAAACGCTTTTTCGGCATTTGGGAATAGAAGCGGTTCCTTGGTCAGAAG ATACCCCATTAAGAGTAGTTGGAATCTTCCcagcaaaaaatgagaaaaagatactTTGGAAGCTTTTATATGACCTATATTCTTCTACTTCTGTATATAGTTATGGACGAGTAGAACTAAATATGTTTATTACTGAAAGGGAATACGAG AAACTGGTGGCAAGTCCCCAAAATCCACACTTGTATCAAGCATTAAGTGTGCTCTGGCAAGTAGCTTGTAAGATTAAGCTTCTGCATGTG GAGCCTTGGTCCTCATTTGGCGTATATGGCCAAAGTGGGAGACAGGAAAAGCTGAAGAATAAG aaaccattagaacaaataaataaacaagtaggacaaAACATGTGTTTAATTCAACTGACTCCTCTTCCGaatttatttacagaaaatttaacaTCTGTTAACTATGATGTATTTTTTCACATGTTAAAGCAGTGTTTTATGAAGCGTAATTTCAAGCTAATGGACCATTTACA GTTATTGAGTCCAGTTAATGCAACAGCTATATTGaagcaaatagagaaaaatggagaCATGAAAATAACAGATCTGTACCCTCAAGACTTTAAACAGCTTTTTGAAACTATAGAGTGTTCCAAAGAATCTTGTAGGTGGCTATTTGATGATTGCATGGAAGAGATGATCATGTAG
- the TFB2M gene encoding dimethyladenosine transferase 2, mitochondrial isoform X2: MSVPVAGLPARLALSASAGAGRFCVLGSGVARWRGVRAGHRRGLSDLHLQLVPSQGFRDSPSWLPKYRSEPKSYVTSPKLATTLVQILKKEGKNPDQLFLECNPGPGILTQALLESKAKVIALESNRTFLPHLESLRKKVNGKLEVVYCDFFKMDPRNFGIVKPPIMISETLFRHLGIEAVPWSEDTPLRVVGIFPAKNEKKILWKLLYDLYSSTSVYSYGRVELNMFITEREYEEPWSSFGVYGQSGRQEKLKNKKPLEQINKQVGQNMCLIQLTPLPNLFTENLTSVNYDVFFHMLKQCFMKRNFKLMDHLQLLSPVNATAILKQIEKNGDMKITDLYPQDFKQLFETIECSKESCRWLFDDCMEEMIM, encoded by the exons ATGTCGGTCCCGGTGGCGGGGCTCCCCGCGCGGCTAGCGCTCTCAGCCTCGGCCGGCGCTGGTCGCTTTTGCGTGTTGGGGTCGGGAGTGGCGAGGTGGAGGGGCGTCCGCGCCGGGCACCGCCGGGGCTTGTCTGACCTCCATCTGCAGCTGGTGCCTAGTCAGGGTTTCAGAGACTCGCCCTCGTGGTTGCCCAAGTACCGCTCAGAGCCCAAGAGTTACGTAACCAGTCCGAAACTGGCCACGACCTTGGTGCAGATCctgaagaaagaagggaaaaacccTGACCAGCTCTTCCTGGAGTGCAATCCAG GTCCTGGAATCCTGACTCAAGCATTACTTGAAAGCAAGGCCAAAGTGATTGCCCTTGAAAGTAACAGAACTTTTCTTCCACATTTGGAG tCCCTGCGCAAAAAGGTGAATGGAAAACTAGAAGTGGTCTACTGTGACTTCTTTAAAATGGATCCTAGAAATTTTGGAATAGTAAAACCTCCCATTATGATTTCAGAAACGCTTTTTCGGCATTTGGGAATAGAAGCGGTTCCTTGGTCAGAAG ATACCCCATTAAGAGTAGTTGGAATCTTCCcagcaaaaaatgagaaaaagatactTTGGAAGCTTTTATATGACCTATATTCTTCTACTTCTGTATATAGTTATGGACGAGTAGAACTAAATATGTTTATTACTGAAAGGGAATACGAG GAGCCTTGGTCCTCATTTGGCGTATATGGCCAAAGTGGGAGACAGGAAAAGCTGAAGAATAAG aaaccattagaacaaataaataaacaagtaggacaaAACATGTGTTTAATTCAACTGACTCCTCTTCCGaatttatttacagaaaatttaacaTCTGTTAACTATGATGTATTTTTTCACATGTTAAAGCAGTGTTTTATGAAGCGTAATTTCAAGCTAATGGACCATTTACA GTTATTGAGTCCAGTTAATGCAACAGCTATATTGaagcaaatagagaaaaatggagaCATGAAAATAACAGATCTGTACCCTCAAGACTTTAAACAGCTTTTTGAAACTATAGAGTGTTCCAAAGAATCTTGTAGGTGGCTATTTGATGATTGCATGGAAGAGATGATCATGTAG